The proteins below are encoded in one region of Gloeocapsa sp. PCC 73106:
- the rpsF gene encoding 30S ribosomal protein S6 yields the protein MIQAYEMMYILRPNLLEEQISESVNKYRDLLTENGATNIHIKLWGKRRLAYPIDKHQEGTYILMNYLATGQQVAVVERAMRLSEEVIRYLTMKLEKEPAPSEDSFKGLIQPAVARQEQPEQV from the coding sequence ATTCAAGCCTACGAAATGATGTATATCCTGCGCCCTAATTTGTTAGAGGAGCAAATCAGCGAAAGCGTTAATAAGTATCGCGATTTACTTACTGAAAACGGCGCAACCAATATTCACATCAAACTCTGGGGAAAACGTCGTCTTGCTTATCCCATCGACAAACACCAAGAGGGTACCTACATCTTGATGAACTATCTAGCGACTGGTCAACAAGTAGCAGTAGTAGAAAGAGCGATGCGTTTAAGTGAAGAGGTAATTCGTTATTTGACGATGAAACTTGAAAAAGAACCAGCTCCATCAGAAGATTCTTTTAAAGGGTTGATTCAACCTGCAGTAGCACGGCAAGAGCAACCAGAGCAAGTC